From a region of the Narcine bancroftii isolate sNarBan1 chromosome 5, sNarBan1.hap1, whole genome shotgun sequence genome:
- the LOC138763001 gene encoding relaxin-3 receptor 1-like — MMDTGSPFDHIWNKSDLEELNDTLLLDFSHLRPPLPLDTALRIVTVFLYSVICGVGIVGNLLVMHLTRRARGPNQPVIHVFVFNLALTDLHFVLVLPLWAAEVALDLRWPFGHSVCRLALFLTALNMYASVFFLAAMGVSRYCTVVQTLRPGRTPPRRRTVKWVSLGIWLAAALASLPPTIYSGTIHVHGEDLCIQKFSDKGYSLAHYQIQKITVAFMCPLLIISVCYLLILKFLQRHHLRRYKRNSKLTKAITMLVLVFFFCWLPNHIMTFWSVLVKLEVVPWNTAFYNAQTYFHPLAIFLANANSCLNPVIYCLTRRQFRESLKALFYRICHWLSRAAQCLSDPSEGSQVAVPLNQVPAKEASQAPERNGDTLPGTRTSCVERG; from the coding sequence ATGATGGACACTGGTTCTCCTTTTGACCATATTTGGAATAAGAGCGACTTGGAGGAGTTGAACGACACGCTTCTTCTCGATTTCAGCCATTTGAGACCTCCTCTCCCATTGGACACGGCGCTGAGAATAGTGACGGTGTTCCTCTACTCGGTGATCTGCGGTGTGGGCATCGTTGGAAACCTCCTGGTCATGCACCTCACCCGAAGAGCCAGGGGCCCCAACCAGCCCGTCATCCACGTCTTTGTCTTCAATCTGGCCCTGACCGACTTACACTTCGTCCTCGTCCTCCCGTTGTGGGCAGCCGAGGTCGCCTTGGACCTCCGCTGGCCCTTCGGCCACTCCGTGTGCCGCCTCGCCCTCTTCCTCACCGCGCTCAACATGTACGCCAGCGTCTTCTTCCTGGCGGCCATGGGCGTCAGCCGCTACTGCACCGTGGTCCAGACCCTCCGGCCGGGCAGGACGCCGCCGAGGAGGCGCACGGTGAAGTGGGTGAGCCTCGGCATTTGGCTAGCGGCCGCCCTGGCCAGCCTGCCTCCCACCATTTACTCCGGCACTATCCATGTCCATGGCGAGGACCTGTGCATCCAGAAATTCTCCGACAAAGGGTATTCGCTAGCGCACTATCAGATTCAGAAGATCACCGTAGCCTTCATGTGCCCCCTACTCATCATCTCCGTGTGCTATCTGTTGATCCTGAAATTTCTGCAGCGACACCATCTACGTCGATACAAGAGGAACTCCAAGCTCACCAAGGCCATCACAATGCTTGTTCTCGTCTTCTTCTTTTGTTGGCTCCCTAACCACATCATGACATTCTGGAGCGTCCTGGTAAAGTTGGAGGTGGTCCCCTGGAACACGGCCTTCTACAATGCCCAAACTTACTTCCACCCGCTGGCCATCTTCCTGGCCAATGCCAACAGCTGCCTCAACCCCGTTATCTACTGCCTGACCAGGCGGCAGTTCAGGGAGTCTCTCAAGGCTCTCTTCTACAGGATTTGCCATTGGCTGAGCCGGGCCGCCCAGTGTCTCAGCGACCCGAGCGAAGGCAGCCAAGTGGCCGTCCCATTGAATCAAGTGCCCGCCAAGGAGGCCTCCCAAGCGCCGGAAAGAAACGGTGACACCCTGCCCGGTACCCGCACCAGTTGTGTAGAAAGAGGCTGA